The following proteins are encoded in a genomic region of Corticium candelabrum chromosome 11, ooCorCand1.1, whole genome shotgun sequence:
- the LOC134186501 gene encoding transmembrane protein 39A-like, with product MPLGSKRNVANRHQPANAKTNQDACKSMQAEMRSRHGKGQANGVATPVMEGENVADGKCETKPPALGRPTLHVVCLRLPDLPCDGPIAWETYLLVFLLTAVFLQNFNIYHTSVYLANRDLFFFTTVLFIHRLMWTFSHHASFGVIQSQMFLWIRDGVKWFLISTQVVLLIWFLIRVLQNNSITNCLFLSYPVFLYFSLFGFMANPGSHHPVSKPLVLSDSPANTLLATAWSRTSSTDLYVIKPTVPCAWSSPEKLNGPNDGKCMSEYDVTVHLQCNYIPSPEAVRNDVNLLLADFSCRLKQLVFNSIVCTYYAAFLPVQFIQQDYVTYNKIWCYKHVAFIWAHTFVMLTMQLMPTSYCMSLYKYAKHLGSWRRVDKETAPHIWSPAKIWPPDTFVRYAKGVFEAQGIQVAAEPGDTGHAQFYFVFNEPTMILNCLLVIQSAALLYELVLLARATAWQQAVSVSVLVLLNYYPTYKIVRDRLALGRYFTQESY from the exons ATGCCGTTAGGAAGCAAACGCAATGTCGCCAACCGCCACCAACCGGCAAACGCAAAAACAAACCAGGACGCTTGTAAATCGATGCAGGCCGAAATGCGTTCGAG GCATGGCAAAGGCCAGGCTAATGGTGTTGCTACGCCTGTAATGGAAGGAGAAAATGTTGCGGACGGCAAGTGTGAGACAAAGCCGCCTGCGTTGGGCAGGCCTACTctgcatgttgtctgtctgagGCTGCCGGATTTGCCGTGTGATGGACCGATTGCCTGGGAGACTTATCTGCTGGTGTTTCTTTTGACGGCTGTCTTTTTGCAAAACTTCAACATTTATCATACA AGTGTCTATTTGGCCAACAGAGATCTCTTTTTCTTTACAACTGTCCTTTTCATTCATCGTTTGATGTGGACCTTCTCTCATCAT GCCTCATTTGGTGTCATTCAAAGCCAGATGTTTCTATGGATTAGAGACGGAGTCAAGTGGTTTCTCATCTCCACTCAGGTCGTGCTGTTAATCTGGTTTCTCATTCGAGTACTTCAGAATAACAGCATCACCAactgtctctttctctcttaTCC GGTCTTTCTGTACTTTTCATTGTTTGGATTTATGGCCAATCCTGGAAGTCACCATCCTGTTTCAAAGCCACTGGTTTTGTCCGATTCACCTGCTAACACTTTGCTTGCTACTGCCTGGAGTCGGACTTCTAGTACAGATTTATATGTCATAAAGCCAACTGTACCGTGTGCATGGAGCAGTCCTGAAAAACTGAATGGACCTAATGATGGCAAATGTATGTCCGAGTATGACGTTACGGTTCATCTCCAGTGTAACTACATACCGTCTCCGGAGGCTGTTCGAAATGATGTCAATTTGCTTCTAGCGGATTTTAGCTGTCGTCTCAAGCAACTGGTTTTCAATTCAATAGTGTGTACGTATTATGCAGCGTTCTTGCCTGTTCAATTCATTCAGCAAGATTACGTGACTTACAACAAAATCTGGTGTTACAAGCATGTAGCCTTCATCTGGGCGCATACGTTTGTTATGCTGACAATGCAGTTGATGCCAACGTCGTACTGTATGTCTCTCTACAAGTATGCAAAGCACCTGGGATCATGGCGACGAGTGGATAAGGAAACTGCTCCTCACAT ATGGTCACCGGCAAAGATTTGGCCTCCTGACACTTTTGTTCGATATGCAAAGGGAGTCTTTGAGGCGCAAGGGATTCAAGTGGCAGCAGAACCTGGTGATACTGGGCATGCACAGTTTTAT TTTGTGTTCAATGAGCCAACAATGATTCTGAATTGTCTGTTGGTAATCCAGTCAGCAGCTCTACTCTATGAACTCGTCTTGTTAGCACGCGCAACTGCATGGCAACAAGCAGTTTCAGTGTCCGTCCTCGTACTACTGAATTACTATCCAACCTACAAGATAGTGAGAGACCGCTTAGCTCTTGGACGCTATTTCACTCAAGAATCGTACTAA
- the LOC134186419 gene encoding probable serine/threonine-protein kinase dyrk1 isoform X2, which yields MAFKKQEKASRVAAKRASSCLMRLTGGLRELYKNVEQSQRCSLSLHVEGSCTSRNGCFLPDKAPLLASRYRVIELIGNGSFGVVIQAVDTFHPDHCHVAIKVFDVNNSDLAYQEANYTRLLNRADPHDCVHIIRLLDMFSFDAHVCLVYELMSSLLLRHKIEIIPRTSEYKKKKLKIISKIAVQILVMLQFLYRMNVIHADLKPDNILLVKSTGSGAALKVTDFGNAIHCTPAEIDPYLEEFNLQSLWYRAPEVLLGVSVSLAIDMWSLGCILAELFIGQPLFSGRTREDIISGMISQLGDLPEIPFKEGKYSSLVGKRFAVSTLSQESMWFQTGEKLYAIFCKINKSGVAEREFASFLATLLCYSPDLRATPVEALQHPFLKLILPYRYLSDLHADYPVYNQFAQPPQEQTTLRSIERLGLSSLFRLNLLTPSKKPVEHLKPTIMSLMSSVTSLPHTEVTSSTPCATKFSVGGDVKGKPDLVEDYDCLLRDCGTVDGDTKDKPDLVEDCDPFSRDYDDVLIIGSTETNFTGAKATIALTQYDDGDPLPRKRKGKRENAVIVSSRRKILYGKDHLTIEYPSGMKVESNTKRTMGSGFLGAVDPSNSDDDQVSVSRRFHEECDVILF from the exons ATGGCGTTCAAAAAGCAGGAGAA AGCTTCTAGAGTCGCAGCGAAACGAGCAAGTTCTTGTTTGATGCGTCTTACAGGCGGTCTGCGAGAGCTGTACAAGAACGTAGAGCAGTCTCAGAGATGTTCTCTTTCGTTGCAtg TGGAAGGCAGCTGCACTTCAAGGAATGGGTGTTTTCTACCAGATAAAG cTCCACTACTTGCCAGTCGCTATCGTGTTATTGAACTTATAGGAAATGGCTCATTTGGAGTTGTCATCCAAGCAGTG GACACATTTCATCCCGACCATTGTCATGTTGCAATCAAAGTGTTTGATGTAAATAACAGTGATTTAGCATATCAGGAAGCCAACTATACTAGACTTTTGAATCGCGCTGATCCTCATGACTGCGTCCACATAATTCGTCTCTTG GATATGTTCTCTTTTGATGCACATGTTTGTCTGGTCTATGAGCTCATGTCATCATTGCTTCTTCGCCACAAGATTGAG ATTATTCCCAGAACTTCTGAGTACAAGAAAAAG aaattgaaaattattTCTAAAATTGCTGTTCAG ATCTTAGTGATGCTGCAGTTCTTGTATCG AATGAATGTAATACACGCAGACTTGAAACCAGATAACATTCTGCTGGTGAAAT CTACTGGAAGTGGTGCTGCTTTGAAAGTTACTGATTTTGGGAATGCAATCCATTGTACACCTGCTGAG ATTGATCCATACTTGGAAGAATTCAACTTGCAAAGTTTGTGGTACAGAGCCCCGGAG GTCCTGCTGGGAGTTAGTGTTTCTTTGGCAATCGACATGTGGTCATTGGGATGTATTCTTGCTGAA CTGTTTATTGGACAGCCACTGTTCTCTGGCAGAACAAGAGAAGACATTATCAGTGGG ATGATTAGTCAACTGGGTGACTTGCCTGAAATTCCTTTTAAGGAAGGCAAATATTCATCGCTTGTTGGGAAACGTTTTGCTGTGTCTACTCTTTCACAAG AATCAATGTGGTTTCAGACTGGTGAAAAGCTGTATGCTATTTTTTGTAAGATCAACAAGTCTGGTGTGGCAGAAAGAGAATTTGCAAGCTTTTTAGCAACGCTGCTGTGCTACTCACCAG ATCTCCGTGCTACTCCAGTCGAGGCACTGCAACATCCTTTCTTGAAGTTAATTCTTCCATATCGATATTTGTCAGACTTGCATG CTGACTACCCTGTCTACAACCAATTTGCGCAGCCTCCCCAGGAACAGACAACACTGAGATCAATAGAACGCTTGGGACTCTCCAGCTTGTTTCGACTCAATTTACTTACTCCTTCAAAGAAGCCAGTTGAGCACCTTAAGCCTACAATCATGAGCTTGATGTCTTCTGTAACTTCTTTACCACATACAGAGGTGACCTCCTCAACTCCGTGTGCAACAAAATTCTCTGTTGGCGGTGATGTGAAGGGCAAGCCTGATCTTGTTGAGGATTATGACTGTCTCCTTAGAGATTGTGGTACTGTTGATGGTGATACGAAGGACAAACCTGATCTTGTTGAGGATTGTGATCCTTTCTCTAGAGATTACGATGATGTATTGATCATTGGATCAACGGAAACAAATTTTACTGGGGCAAAAGCTACCATTGCTCTGACTCAGTATGATGATGGTGACCCGTTGccaagaaaaagaaaaggaaAAAGAGAAAATGCAGTTATTGTCTCAAGCAGAAGGAAAATTTTATATGGGAAAGATCATCTGACAATAGAGTATCCTTCTGGAATGAAGGTGGAATCGAATACGAAAAGGACAATGGGATCAGGATTTCTTGGAGCTGTCGACCCTAGTAATTCTGATGATGACCAGGTCAGTGTCAGCAGGCGTTTCCATGAAGAATGC GATGTCATCTTGTTTTGA
- the LOC134186419 gene encoding dual specificity tyrosine-phosphorylation-regulated kinase 2-like isoform X3 produces MGVPKRCQVEGSCTSRNGCFLPDKAPLLASRYRVIELIGNGSFGVVIQAVDTFHPDHCHVAIKVFDVNNSDLAYQEANYTRLLNRADPHDCVHIIRLLDMFSFDAHVCLVYELMSSLLLRHKIEIIPRTSEYKKKKLKIISKIAVQILVMLQFLYRMNVIHADLKPDNILLVKSTGSGAALKVTDFGNAIHCTPAEIDPYLEEFNLQSLWYRAPEVLLGVSVSLAIDMWSLGCILAELFIGQPLFSGRTREDIISGMISQLGDLPEIPFKEGKYSSLVGKRFAVSTLSQESMWFQTGEKLYAIFCKINKSGVAEREFASFLATLLCYSPDLRATPVEALQHPFLKLILPYRYLSDLHADYPVYNQFAQPPQEQTTLRSIERLGLSSLFRLNLLTPSKKPVEHLKPTIMSLMSSVTSLPHTEVTSSTPCATKFSVGGDVKGKPDLVEDYDCLLRDCGTVDGDTKDKPDLVEDCDPFSRDYDDVLIIGSTETNFTGAKATIALTQYDDGDPLPRKRKGKRENAVIVSSRRKILYGKDHLTIEYPSGMKVESNTKRTMGSGFLGAVDPSNSDDDQVSVSRRFHEECDVILF; encoded by the exons atgggtgtgccaaAGAGATGTCAAG TGGAAGGCAGCTGCACTTCAAGGAATGGGTGTTTTCTACCAGATAAAG cTCCACTACTTGCCAGTCGCTATCGTGTTATTGAACTTATAGGAAATGGCTCATTTGGAGTTGTCATCCAAGCAGTG GACACATTTCATCCCGACCATTGTCATGTTGCAATCAAAGTGTTTGATGTAAATAACAGTGATTTAGCATATCAGGAAGCCAACTATACTAGACTTTTGAATCGCGCTGATCCTCATGACTGCGTCCACATAATTCGTCTCTTG GATATGTTCTCTTTTGATGCACATGTTTGTCTGGTCTATGAGCTCATGTCATCATTGCTTCTTCGCCACAAGATTGAG ATTATTCCCAGAACTTCTGAGTACAAGAAAAAG aaattgaaaattattTCTAAAATTGCTGTTCAG ATCTTAGTGATGCTGCAGTTCTTGTATCG AATGAATGTAATACACGCAGACTTGAAACCAGATAACATTCTGCTGGTGAAAT CTACTGGAAGTGGTGCTGCTTTGAAAGTTACTGATTTTGGGAATGCAATCCATTGTACACCTGCTGAG ATTGATCCATACTTGGAAGAATTCAACTTGCAAAGTTTGTGGTACAGAGCCCCGGAG GTCCTGCTGGGAGTTAGTGTTTCTTTGGCAATCGACATGTGGTCATTGGGATGTATTCTTGCTGAA CTGTTTATTGGACAGCCACTGTTCTCTGGCAGAACAAGAGAAGACATTATCAGTGGG ATGATTAGTCAACTGGGTGACTTGCCTGAAATTCCTTTTAAGGAAGGCAAATATTCATCGCTTGTTGGGAAACGTTTTGCTGTGTCTACTCTTTCACAAG AATCAATGTGGTTTCAGACTGGTGAAAAGCTGTATGCTATTTTTTGTAAGATCAACAAGTCTGGTGTGGCAGAAAGAGAATTTGCAAGCTTTTTAGCAACGCTGCTGTGCTACTCACCAG ATCTCCGTGCTACTCCAGTCGAGGCACTGCAACATCCTTTCTTGAAGTTAATTCTTCCATATCGATATTTGTCAGACTTGCATG CTGACTACCCTGTCTACAACCAATTTGCGCAGCCTCCCCAGGAACAGACAACACTGAGATCAATAGAACGCTTGGGACTCTCCAGCTTGTTTCGACTCAATTTACTTACTCCTTCAAAGAAGCCAGTTGAGCACCTTAAGCCTACAATCATGAGCTTGATGTCTTCTGTAACTTCTTTACCACATACAGAGGTGACCTCCTCAACTCCGTGTGCAACAAAATTCTCTGTTGGCGGTGATGTGAAGGGCAAGCCTGATCTTGTTGAGGATTATGACTGTCTCCTTAGAGATTGTGGTACTGTTGATGGTGATACGAAGGACAAACCTGATCTTGTTGAGGATTGTGATCCTTTCTCTAGAGATTACGATGATGTATTGATCATTGGATCAACGGAAACAAATTTTACTGGGGCAAAAGCTACCATTGCTCTGACTCAGTATGATGATGGTGACCCGTTGccaagaaaaagaaaaggaaAAAGAGAAAATGCAGTTATTGTCTCAAGCAGAAGGAAAATTTTATATGGGAAAGATCATCTGACAATAGAGTATCCTTCTGGAATGAAGGTGGAATCGAATACGAAAAGGACAATGGGATCAGGATTTCTTGGAGCTGTCGACCCTAGTAATTCTGATGATGACCAGGTCAGTGTCAGCAGGCGTTTCCATGAAGAATGC GATGTCATCTTGTTTTGA
- the LOC134186419 gene encoding probable serine/threonine-protein kinase dyrk1 isoform X1 — protein sequence MKNVGITVFCLYSFRASRVAAKRASSCLMRLTGGLRELYKNVEQSQRCSLSLHVEGSCTSRNGCFLPDKAPLLASRYRVIELIGNGSFGVVIQAVDTFHPDHCHVAIKVFDVNNSDLAYQEANYTRLLNRADPHDCVHIIRLLDMFSFDAHVCLVYELMSSLLLRHKIEIIPRTSEYKKKKLKIISKIAVQILVMLQFLYRMNVIHADLKPDNILLVKSTGSGAALKVTDFGNAIHCTPAEIDPYLEEFNLQSLWYRAPEVLLGVSVSLAIDMWSLGCILAELFIGQPLFSGRTREDIISGMISQLGDLPEIPFKEGKYSSLVGKRFAVSTLSQESMWFQTGEKLYAIFCKINKSGVAEREFASFLATLLCYSPDLRATPVEALQHPFLKLILPYRYLSDLHADYPVYNQFAQPPQEQTTLRSIERLGLSSLFRLNLLTPSKKPVEHLKPTIMSLMSSVTSLPHTEVTSSTPCATKFSVGGDVKGKPDLVEDYDCLLRDCGTVDGDTKDKPDLVEDCDPFSRDYDDVLIIGSTETNFTGAKATIALTQYDDGDPLPRKRKGKRENAVIVSSRRKILYGKDHLTIEYPSGMKVESNTKRTMGSGFLGAVDPSNSDDDQVSVSRRFHEECDVILF from the exons ATGAAAAATGTTGGGATTACAGTCTTCTGCTTATATTCGTTTAGAGCTTCTAGAGTCGCAGCGAAACGAGCAAGTTCTTGTTTGATGCGTCTTACAGGCGGTCTGCGAGAGCTGTACAAGAACGTAGAGCAGTCTCAGAGATGTTCTCTTTCGTTGCAtg TGGAAGGCAGCTGCACTTCAAGGAATGGGTGTTTTCTACCAGATAAAG cTCCACTACTTGCCAGTCGCTATCGTGTTATTGAACTTATAGGAAATGGCTCATTTGGAGTTGTCATCCAAGCAGTG GACACATTTCATCCCGACCATTGTCATGTTGCAATCAAAGTGTTTGATGTAAATAACAGTGATTTAGCATATCAGGAAGCCAACTATACTAGACTTTTGAATCGCGCTGATCCTCATGACTGCGTCCACATAATTCGTCTCTTG GATATGTTCTCTTTTGATGCACATGTTTGTCTGGTCTATGAGCTCATGTCATCATTGCTTCTTCGCCACAAGATTGAG ATTATTCCCAGAACTTCTGAGTACAAGAAAAAG aaattgaaaattattTCTAAAATTGCTGTTCAG ATCTTAGTGATGCTGCAGTTCTTGTATCG AATGAATGTAATACACGCAGACTTGAAACCAGATAACATTCTGCTGGTGAAAT CTACTGGAAGTGGTGCTGCTTTGAAAGTTACTGATTTTGGGAATGCAATCCATTGTACACCTGCTGAG ATTGATCCATACTTGGAAGAATTCAACTTGCAAAGTTTGTGGTACAGAGCCCCGGAG GTCCTGCTGGGAGTTAGTGTTTCTTTGGCAATCGACATGTGGTCATTGGGATGTATTCTTGCTGAA CTGTTTATTGGACAGCCACTGTTCTCTGGCAGAACAAGAGAAGACATTATCAGTGGG ATGATTAGTCAACTGGGTGACTTGCCTGAAATTCCTTTTAAGGAAGGCAAATATTCATCGCTTGTTGGGAAACGTTTTGCTGTGTCTACTCTTTCACAAG AATCAATGTGGTTTCAGACTGGTGAAAAGCTGTATGCTATTTTTTGTAAGATCAACAAGTCTGGTGTGGCAGAAAGAGAATTTGCAAGCTTTTTAGCAACGCTGCTGTGCTACTCACCAG ATCTCCGTGCTACTCCAGTCGAGGCACTGCAACATCCTTTCTTGAAGTTAATTCTTCCATATCGATATTTGTCAGACTTGCATG CTGACTACCCTGTCTACAACCAATTTGCGCAGCCTCCCCAGGAACAGACAACACTGAGATCAATAGAACGCTTGGGACTCTCCAGCTTGTTTCGACTCAATTTACTTACTCCTTCAAAGAAGCCAGTTGAGCACCTTAAGCCTACAATCATGAGCTTGATGTCTTCTGTAACTTCTTTACCACATACAGAGGTGACCTCCTCAACTCCGTGTGCAACAAAATTCTCTGTTGGCGGTGATGTGAAGGGCAAGCCTGATCTTGTTGAGGATTATGACTGTCTCCTTAGAGATTGTGGTACTGTTGATGGTGATACGAAGGACAAACCTGATCTTGTTGAGGATTGTGATCCTTTCTCTAGAGATTACGATGATGTATTGATCATTGGATCAACGGAAACAAATTTTACTGGGGCAAAAGCTACCATTGCTCTGACTCAGTATGATGATGGTGACCCGTTGccaagaaaaagaaaaggaaAAAGAGAAAATGCAGTTATTGTCTCAAGCAGAAGGAAAATTTTATATGGGAAAGATCATCTGACAATAGAGTATCCTTCTGGAATGAAGGTGGAATCGAATACGAAAAGGACAATGGGATCAGGATTTCTTGGAGCTGTCGACCCTAGTAATTCTGATGATGACCAGGTCAGTGTCAGCAGGCGTTTCCATGAAGAATGC GATGTCATCTTGTTTTGA